In Candidatus Marinimicrobia bacterium CG08_land_8_20_14_0_20_45_22, a single genomic region encodes these proteins:
- a CDS encoding ABC transporter substrate-binding protein: MTIYPRQTHFKGGKSVALSKEILISVSILIGSFLADPVYPQAPHIVKVATVAPEGSSWMKEFRAFEKDLSLSTNGQIQFKIYPNAVQGGEKDVLRKMRLGQIDVGTFTGVGLGEIVPEVRILDLPFLFRTSEEVDYVYTALFKEFQQKFIKKGFFLVGWAEVGFVYTFTKTPIAKPEDFRKIKMWLWKGDPLAKATFDVMKIQSVPLDITDVYTSLQTGLVDGVYISPYGVLALQWFTKTKYMLNYPLTNSVGAILITTKKLNSIPENLRGVFVEMTKNNMLKIVIQSRKDNLASIQALQKSGIHLTTVNDKKTIAEFDEIGRQTREKLVGSLYSQELLKQVLALLDEYRTKHDH, from the coding sequence ATGACTATCTATCCGCGACAAACACATTTTAAAGGAGGTAAATCTGTGGCTTTATCCAAAGAAATCCTGATCAGCGTTTCAATTTTGATTGGTTCATTTCTGGCTGATCCGGTTTATCCGCAAGCGCCCCATATTGTCAAAGTTGCGACGGTCGCTCCCGAAGGATCAAGTTGGATGAAAGAGTTTCGCGCTTTCGAAAAAGATTTGAGTCTATCTACAAACGGACAGATTCAGTTTAAGATTTATCCGAATGCGGTTCAGGGCGGCGAAAAAGACGTTTTACGGAAGATGCGGCTTGGACAAATCGATGTCGGAACTTTTACCGGCGTTGGACTTGGAGAGATTGTCCCGGAAGTTCGCATTCTCGATCTTCCTTTTCTGTTTCGCACCAGCGAGGAAGTCGATTACGTTTACACGGCTCTGTTTAAAGAGTTTCAGCAAAAATTCATCAAAAAAGGATTCTTTCTCGTTGGTTGGGCGGAAGTCGGATTCGTTTACACGTTTACCAAGACGCCGATCGCCAAGCCGGAGGATTTCCGAAAAATCAAGATGTGGCTATGGAAAGGCGATCCGCTGGCAAAGGCGACTTTTGACGTGATGAAAATCCAATCTGTTCCGTTAGACATCACCGACGTTTATACTTCCCTGCAAACGGGATTGGTCGATGGCGTTTACATCTCGCCTTACGGCGTGCTGGCTTTGCAATGGTTTACCAAAACAAAATACATGTTGAATTATCCGCTGACCAATTCCGTCGGCGCAATTCTCATCACCACGAAAAAACTGAATTCCATCCCGGAGAATCTACGCGGAGTTTTCGTCGAAATGACTAAAAATAACATGCTAAAAATCGTCATCCAAAGCCGTAAAGATAATCTCGCTTCCATCCAAGCTCTTCAGAAATCCGGCATTCATTTGACGACCGTCAACGACAAGAAAACGATCGCAGAATTCGATGAGATCGGAAGACAGACGCGTGAAAAACTCGTCGGCTCTCTCTATTCTCAGGAACTGTTGAAACAAGTCCTCGCTCTTCTCGATGAATATCGGACGAAGCATGATCACTAA
- a CDS encoding C4-dicarboxylate ABC transporter, which translates to MIFTGIIVLLVIAGLPLFAAISISSVLLFLSSGIDPTVVIVELYRIASAPTLLAIPLFTFAGFILAESKAPRRLLNLADSLFGWAPGGVAIVSLITCALFTCFTGASGITIIAIGGLIYPILRKHNYTEKFSLGLVTASGSLGLLFAPSLPLILYGVVASVSIDQLFLAGILPGTLLILILSLYAAKQDIISPTIRKKFSIRSLIQTTIAARWELPIPIIILGGIYGGIFTAVEAAAVMAFYVFIAEFFLYRDLSVRKDLVRIARDGTQLVGGILIILSAAMGLTAYLIDAQIPQNLLTAIQEVIHSKFVFLIALNIFLLITGALLDIFSAIIIVVPLIVPIALSYQIDPVHLGIIFLTNLEIGYITPPIGLNLFISSFRFKKSILELYRVSVPFLLLMLVALILITYIPGLSLWLVQALK; encoded by the coding sequence CTGATCTTCACAGGAATTATCGTTCTTCTTGTTATTGCCGGACTTCCGCTCTTTGCCGCAATCAGCATTTCCTCGGTTCTTCTGTTTTTGTCGTCGGGAATCGATCCAACTGTCGTCATCGTCGAACTCTACCGCATCGCCTCCGCGCCGACACTATTAGCAATTCCACTCTTCACTTTTGCCGGATTTATCTTAGCGGAAAGCAAAGCGCCAAGACGATTGTTGAACCTCGCCGATTCTCTGTTCGGTTGGGCGCCGGGCGGAGTCGCGATCGTTTCACTGATCACTTGCGCGTTGTTCACCTGTTTTACCGGCGCTTCGGGAATTACAATCATCGCCATCGGCGGATTGATATATCCCATTTTACGCAAGCATAATTATACGGAAAAATTCTCGCTGGGATTGGTCACCGCCTCCGGTAGTCTCGGCTTGCTTTTTGCCCCAAGTTTACCATTAATTCTTTACGGCGTCGTCGCGTCGGTTTCCATCGATCAACTTTTTCTGGCGGGCATTTTACCGGGAACTCTGCTCATCCTGATTCTTTCTCTCTACGCCGCGAAGCAGGATATCATCAGCCCGACTATTCGAAAGAAATTTTCCATCAGATCGCTCATCCAAACAACAATAGCCGCCCGATGGGAATTGCCGATTCCAATCATCATACTTGGCGGAATTTACGGTGGAATTTTTACAGCGGTCGAAGCGGCGGCGGTAATGGCTTTTTATGTCTTCATCGCGGAGTTTTTTCTGTATCGCGACCTTTCCGTCCGCAAGGATTTAGTGAGGATCGCAAGAGACGGAACACAACTGGTCGGCGGAATCTTAATCATTCTCAGCGCGGCGATGGGATTGACGGCTTACCTGATCGATGCACAAATTCCGCAAAACCTACTAACTGCTATTCAAGAAGTCATTCATTCCAAATTCGTATTTCTCATCGCTCTGAATATTTTCCTGCTGATTACCGGCGCATTGCTGGACATTTTTTCGGCGATTATTATCGTCGTGCCGTTGATCGTGCCAATCGCATTGAGTTATCAGATCGATCCTGTGCATCTCGGCATCATTTTTTTGACCAATCTGGAAATCGGCTACATTACGCCGCCAATCGGATTAAATTTGTTCATCTCCAGTTTCCGGTTCAAAAAATCAATCCTGGAACTTTATCGCGTGAGCGTTCCTTTCCTTCTGCTGATGCTGGTTGCGCTGATTCTCATTACCTATATTCCGGGTCTTAGTCTCTGGCTTGTTCAGGCTTTAAAATAA
- a CDS encoding haloacid dehalogenase, giving the protein MVENKDVLNLPGLGKILMNNGMKRLVATSDGTFHVGKDDVQSIISTGDGKVEFVSFPEKTLACVLSAMGYPAYYPVLDVEIKKPVKAVLMDLDGTSVKSEGFWVWIIQQSISSLLGNPKFELSESDLPYVSGHSVSEHLQHCIAKYCPDKTVEDARVFYFEHTRREMKAILDGNGRVGAFTPRAGLKEFLLKLKEQKIKIGLVTSGLYEKAYPEILSAFRTLDMGDPAEFYDVIITAGFPLKKGSVGTLGELSPKPHPWLYAEVSRVGLGIPFSERHHVVGIEDSGAGIVSIRLAGFSAIGISDGNIEDSRAKALCNHYCRDLDEVLRVLL; this is encoded by the coding sequence ATGGTTGAAAATAAGGATGTATTAAATCTGCCCGGATTGGGTAAAATTCTAATGAATAATGGGATGAAACGATTGGTTGCTACGTCGGATGGAACATTTCATGTCGGAAAAGATGATGTTCAGTCGATCATCTCAACAGGCGACGGCAAAGTCGAGTTCGTCAGTTTTCCTGAAAAGACGCTTGCCTGCGTGTTGTCTGCGATGGGTTATCCAGCTTACTATCCGGTTCTTGATGTAGAAATTAAAAAGCCCGTAAAGGCTGTTTTAATGGACTTAGATGGCACCAGTGTGAAAAGTGAAGGGTTCTGGGTGTGGATCATTCAGCAAAGCATCTCAAGCCTTTTGGGAAATCCGAAGTTTGAACTGAGTGAAAGCGATTTGCCGTATGTTTCCGGACACAGCGTTTCGGAACATTTACAACACTGCATCGCGAAGTATTGTCCTGATAAAACCGTTGAGGATGCGAGAGTTTTTTATTTTGAACATACTAGGCGGGAAATGAAAGCGATTCTGGATGGAAATGGTAGAGTGGGAGCCTTTACGCCGCGTGCCGGATTGAAAGAATTTCTCTTGAAGTTGAAAGAACAAAAGATCAAGATCGGTTTGGTGACTTCCGGCTTGTACGAAAAGGCTTATCCGGAGATTTTGTCGGCTTTCAGAACTCTCGATATGGGAGATCCGGCGGAATTTTATGATGTGATTATTACAGCGGGTTTTCCTTTAAAAAAAGGTTCGGTCGGTACGCTGGGTGAATTGTCGCCGAAGCCGCATCCGTGGCTTTATGCGGAAGTTAGTCGAGTCGGTTTGGGAATTCCGTTCAGCGAACGACATCATGTTGTAGGAATAGAAGACAGCGGCGCTGGAATTGTTTCCATCAGATTAGCAGGTTTTAGTGCAATCGGTATTTCGGATGGAAATATTGAAGATAGCAGGGCGAAGGCGCTTTGCAATCATTATTGTCGGGACTTGGATGAGGTTCTTCGCGTTTTATTGTGA